A single window of Flavobacterium sp. 140616W15 DNA harbors:
- a CDS encoding HNH endonuclease signature motif containing protein, with protein sequence MREAFNKRGRKNFLKKLGKDTDALKKRGFSDDQIREIQAGKVPKNYVVHHKNPLFRGGTNSASNLDLMKAKFHQENFQQLHYYDGPTSPFY encoded by the coding sequence ATGCGTGAGGCATTTAATAAAAGAGGAAGGAAAAATTTTCTCAAAAAATTAGGTAAAGATACTGACGCATTGAAAAAAAGAGGTTTTTCAGATGACCAAATAAGAGAAATCCAAGCAGGGAAAGTACCTAAAAATTATGTAGTTCATCATAAAAATCCTTTATTTAGAGGAGGAACCAATAGTGCTTCAAATTTAGATTTAATGAAAGCAAAATTTCATCAAGAAAACTTTCAGCAACTTCATTATTATGATGGACCAACTTCTCCTTTTTACTAA
- a CDS encoding RHS repeat-associated core domain-containing protein, with product MAERRFAYNRFRYYDPEEGRYISQNPIGLVSGEFGFYNYVEDTNGWIDVLGLSAYAPTHHIAINKDKKWDSKFRTLFRKHGFDKFKNGRERKDVLNDPRNKVDVVGHKGPHSEKNFHKKNYDRLTKAGKKGGDADFEAELVKMKTECTQVGSEMNKIITKTY from the coding sequence ATAGCAGAGAGAAGATTTGCTTACAATCGTTTTAGGTATTACGATCCCGAGGAAGGACGGTATATAAGTCAGAATCCAATTGGCTTGGTTTCTGGAGAGTTTGGATTTTATAACTATGTTGAAGATACGAACGGGTGGATTGATGTTTTAGGACTATCGGCTTATGCTCCTACCCACCATATAGCAATTAATAAAGATAAAAAATGGGATTCTAAATTTAGAACGCTTTTTAGAAAACATGGATTTGATAAATTTAAAAATGGCAGAGAGCGTAAAGATGTTCTAAATGATCCACGAAATAAAGTAGATGTAGTAGGCCATAAAGGGCCACATTCGGAGAAAAATTTTCATAAAAAAAATTATGATAGATTGACTAAAGCAGGTAAAAAGGGAGGTGATGCTGATTTTGAAGCTGAACTTGTTAAAATGAAAACTGAATGTACTCAAGTTGGTAGTGAAATGAATAAAATTATTACTAAAACATATTGA
- a CDS encoding SMI1/KNR4 family protein — translation MDKQDYNLENIADGKLKNIDISYILFLKKINKLTNKEETVWFNSLIDYSNLGTDKSAFLWNDFEVDSLECAEDDEERNEIVKFWKKYLPFLISVKNGYSYLGIGIKGANIGKIVYGREPEYEEIEVIANSFEEFMELHSSETAQIKDFI, via the coding sequence ATGGATAAACAAGATTATAATTTAGAAAATATTGCTGATGGAAAATTGAAAAATATTGATATTTCATATATACTTTTTTTAAAAAAAATTAATAAACTGACTAATAAAGAGGAAACTGTATGGTTTAACTCATTAATTGATTATTCAAATTTAGGAACTGATAAAAGTGCTTTTTTATGGAATGATTTTGAAGTTGATAGTTTGGAATGTGCTGAAGATGATGAAGAAAGAAATGAAATTGTTAAATTTTGGAAAAAATATTTACCTTTTCTTATCTCTGTAAAAAATGGATATTCATATCTAGGAATTGGTATTAAGGGAGCGAATATTGGAAAAATTGTTTATGGAAGAGAGCCTGAATATGAAGAGATTGAAGTTATTGCAAATTCATTTGAAGAATTTATGGAATTACATTCTTCTGAAACAGCTCAAATAAAAGATTTTATTTAA
- a CDS encoding RHS repeat-associated core domain-containing protein produces MELAYNRFRYYDPEEGRYISQDPIGLLSGELGFYNYVEDTNGWLDIFGLAKSYNKGKHGNRKGYKEQKAIV; encoded by the coding sequence ATAGAACTTGCTTACAATCGTTTTAGGTATTACGATCCCGAGGAAGGACGGTATATAAGTCAGGATCCGATTGGACTATTAAGTGGAGAGTTAGGGTTTTATAACTATGTTGAAGATACGAATGGGTGGCTGGATATTTTTGGATTGGCGAAGTCGTATAATAAAGGGAAGCATGGTAACAGAAAGGGCTACAAAGAGCAGAAGGCTATAGTTTAA
- a CDS encoding Imm44 family immunity protein, whose protein sequence is MKYFIGGEIESDVYDRFRIQRNKILDFLKPIEEIKTSSINEISFTVYVLKKTKIAPITKYIKKSMRLELEIPIDYNIFLKNTDDDNFKLIKKSIIDVMVKYENKNIEKDSLHVIYSKIKELLE, encoded by the coding sequence ATGAAATATTTTATAGGAGGAGAAATCGAATCAGATGTTTATGATAGATTTCGTATACAAAGGAATAAGATTTTAGATTTTTTAAAGCCAATAGAAGAAATTAAAACTTCTTCTATTAATGAAATTAGTTTTACGGTGTATGTGTTGAAAAAAACAAAAATTGCACCTATAACAAAATATATAAAAAAATCAATGAGATTAGAGTTAGAGATACCAATTGATTATAATATATTTTTGAAGAATACAGATGACGATAATTTTAAATTAATAAAAAAATCTATAATAGATGTTATGGTTAAATATGAAAACAAAAATATCGAAAAAGACTCATTACATGTAATTTATTCCAAAATTAAAGAATTACTAGAGTAA
- a CDS encoding AHH domain-containing protein, whose amino-acid sequence MHDTNGWIDVLGLSAYAPTHHIATNKHDDWEHKFRDLFRKHGFGKFKKGRERKDILNDPRNKVDVVGHKGPHSEEDFHKNIFDRLETAGKKGGDAGFETELAKMKTECTQVGSEMNKIITKTY is encoded by the coding sequence GTGCATGATACAAATGGATGGATAGATGTTTTAGGACTCTCGGCCTATGCTCCAACTCATCATATTGCAACTAATAAGCATGACGATTGGGAACATAAATTTAGAGATCTTTTTAGAAAACATGGATTTGGTAAATTTAAAAAAGGCAGAGAACGTAAAGATATTCTAAATGATCCACGAAATAAAGTAGACGTAGTAGGCCATAAAGGACCTCACAGTGAGGAAGATTTTCATAAAAATATTTTTGACAGATTAGAAACAGCTGGTAAAAAGGGTGGTGATGCTGGTTTTGAAACTGAATTGGCCAAGATGAAAACTGAATGTACTCAAGTTGGTAGTGAAATGAATAAAATTATTACGAAAACATATTAA